From Micromonospora carbonacea:
GACTACGTCGAGGGGCTGCTCGACATCCTCGACTACGACGGGGACATCGACGAGCTGGTGTCCGGTGGGCGTCCGGTGGTCGAGGTCGTTGGCGGCCGGTTGCAGAACCTGGTCGGGCAGCGCGGGGCCACCCTGGAGGCGCTCCAGGAGCTGGCCCGGCTGGCGGTGTTCCGGCAGACCGGGACCCCGAGCCGGCTGCTGCTCGACGTCGGCGGATACCGCGCCACCCGGCGCAAGGAGCTCGCCGCCGTCGCCAAGAACGCGGTGGAGAAGGTCAAGGAGTACGGGGAGCCGGTGCGGCTCGAACCGATGTCCGCCTTCGAGCGTAAGTGCGTCCACGACGTCGTCAACGCGATGAGCGGCGTGGAGAGCGAGTCCGAGGGCGTCGAGCCGAACCGTCGCATCGTCGTCCGGCCCGCGGACTGACCGGGTGACCCACGACGACACCACGGCTGACACCGTGTCCGGCCCGGGCGGCGCGCTGCCCGGGCCGTCGCCTGCCCGGCCCGGGTCGGCCGACGAGGTGCCCCGCGCCGGGGCCGCGCCGTCCGGCGTGACCGCACCGGTCCCCGGGGACGATTCGCCCCACCCGACCGGAGAGACGCCGGATCCGGCGGCCGCGACGCTGCCGCCGGAGCTGGCGGAAGCCGCCCGTGCCCTCTTCGGCGACCGGCTCGACCTCGCCGCCGCGTACGCGGAAGTGCTCGCCACCGACGGGGTGGTCCGCGGCCTGATCGGGCCACGGGAGGCGCCGCGGATCTGGGACCGGCACCTGCTCAACTGCGCCGCGGTGGCGGAACGGATCCCGCCGGACGCGTCGGTGCTCGACGTCGGCTCGGGTGCCGGCCTGCCCGGGCTGGTGTTGGCCATCGCGCGGCCTGACCTGACGGTCACCCTGGTCGAGCCGCTGTCCCGCCGCACCTCGTTCCTCGTCGAGGTGGTCGAGGAGTTGGGGCTGGCGAAGACGGTCCGCGTCTTCCGGGGGCGGGCCGAGGAGGCGGCGACCGGCTCCACCGGGGTCGGTCCCTTCAGCGCGGACGTCGTGACCGCCCGCGCCGTCGCCCCGCTCGACCGCCTCGCCGCGTGGTGCCTGCCGCTGACCGTGCGCGGGGGGCGGCTGGTGGCCATGAAGGGTGTGTCCGCCGCCGAGGAGATCGCGGAACACGCCGAGGCCGTCGCGAAGCTGGGCGGCGGCGAGCCGAGCGTGCAGCTCTGCGGGGTCGGCGTGATCGAGCCGCCGGCGACGGTGGTGGAGATCGTGCGTGAGCGGGTGGTGAACCAGCCCCGCGTCAAGTCGGCGGCGAAGCGCTCGCGCGGCGGGCGTCGCCGGGGCCGCTGAGCCCGCTTCCTCCCCTCGGTCGGCTTCCCACCGCAGCTCGGGTCGTTGATCCGGGTGCGGATACGCGCGGCCGGGAAAACCCGGCGTGGACCGGCCGCGCCCGTCCGCCGTAGGCTGACCGCGCGTCGATAGTGTGGAGCGGACGGCATCTGGCCGCCAGGGGGTCCCGGCCGCTCCCGCCGGGCCGTAGGCTCCGTGATGCGAATGAGCGTGGCCAAGACGACGGGGTGCGGACCGACCATCCGGAGCGGGTAGGGATGACAGGTGCATGACGACGGCAGGTACGACGATCCACGGGTGAACGGGCGCGGAGAACGGTCCGCAGTTGGCCCTGTTTCACGTGAAACAGGCGCGCCCGGCTGGCCCGGTGACCCGTACGGGGCTGCGGCGTACCCGCACGGCAGCGACCCCGTTCCCCGCGGCGACGCCCCGCCAGCCGGCCCCGGCGCGGGAGGCGGTGCCGCCTCGCAGGCGGAGGCGACCGGGACGGTGTACGGCAGGGCCGGTCAACCCGGCGATGCTCCGGAGGCCGACCGTCCCGATCCCGGGTTCTCCGCTCACGTCGGGTCGACACCCCGGCCCGCCGCCGTCCTGCCCCAGCAGTCCGCACCGCACGTGGTGCCCGGCGCGACCCCGAGGGCCGCCGTTCCAGTCGACACGCCGGCGTCGCCGGGCGGAGCCTATGGCGCCGAACCGGCCGATGCCGCGTACGTTTCACGTGAAACCCCGACGCGCGAAGAGGATGACCCACCGTTGGCTATGGAGGCAATGCGCGCCGTGCAGATCCTTAATCCGAGTGGCGAGGTGACCATGCCGCGTCCGGAGCGGACCCGGGTGATGTGCGTCGCCAACCAGAAGGGCGGCGTGGGGAAGACCACGACCACGGTGAACCTGGCGGTGGCGCTCGCCCTGCACGGCAACCGGGTCCTCGTGGTCGACCTCGACCCGCAGGGCAACGCGTCGACCGGGCTGAACGTCCCGCACCACACCGGGGTGCCGGACGTCTACGACTGCCTGATCAACAGCGTTCCCCTGGAGGAGGTGGCCCAGGGCGTCGAGGGCATCCCCAACCTGTGGTGCGTGCCGGCCACGATCGACCTGGCGGGCGCGGAGATCGAGCTGGTGTCGGTCGTCGCCCGTGAGTCGCGGCTGTCCCGGGCGATCGAGGCCTACCCCGGCCACTTCGACTACGTCTTCATCGACTGCCCGCCGTCGCTGGGCCTGCTCACCGTCAACGCGCTGGTGGCCGCGCAGGAGGTGCTCATCCCCATCCAGTGCGAGTACTACGCGCTGGAAGGGCTGAACCAGCTGATCAACAACATCAACCTGGTCCGGAAGCACCTCAACCCCAGGCTCGACGTCTCCACCATCCTGCTCACCATGTACGACCGGCGGACGCGGCTGGCCGACGCGGTGGAGCAGGACGTCCGGAACCACTTCGGCGACAAGGTCCTCCAGGCGGTGATTCCCCGCAACGTCAGGGTCTCCGAGGCACCGAGTTACGGCCAGTCGGTCATGACCTACGATCCCGGATCACGGGGGGCGACGAGTTACTTCGAAGCCGCCCAGGAGATCGCCGAGCGTGGGGTCAAGGAGCCGGTGAGCCGGAATGCGTAGTGGTGCGGACAAGTCGCTGGGAGGCATCGTATGAAGAACCGTCCTCGGGGCGGTCTGGGTCGAGGGCTCGGGGCACTGATCCCCACCGGCCCGGTCCAGCCCGTCGAGACGACGACGGCGATGCCCGAAGACGACGAGGCATTCGTCCCGGCCTCGGCGCCGGCCCCGGTGATGACGCCGGCCGACGTCGAAGTCGCCGCGGCCGTGCCGCTGTCCGAGCCGCAACTCAGCCCGGTGCCCGGTGCCCGGTTCGCCGAAGTGCCGGTCGATGCGATCGTCCCCAACCCGAAGCAACCTCGCCAGGTCTTCGACGAGGACGCCCTGGAGGAGCTGAAGACCTCCATCCAGGAGGTCGGCTTCCTCCAGCCGATCGTGGTGCGGGCCCTGGACGGCGAGAAGTACGAGCTCGTCATGGGCGAGCGCCGGTGGCGGGCGGCGCAGGCGGTCGGCCGGGAGAACATTCCCGCCATCGTCCGGGACACCCGCGACGACGCCATGCTCCGGGACGCGCTGCTGGAGAACATCCACCGGGCCAACCTCAACCCGCTGGAGGAGGCCGCCGCATACCAGCAACTGCTGGAGGAGTTCGGCGCGACCCACGAGGAACTGGCCCGCCGGATCGGCCGGAGCCGCCCCCAGATCTCCAACACCATCCGGCTGCTGAACCTGCCCGCGCAGGTGCAGCGGCGCGTCGCCGCCGGGCTGCTCTCCGCCGGCCACGCCCGCGCGCTGCTGAGCCTGGACGAGGCGCAGGCGCAGGAGCAACTCGCGGCGCGCATCGTCGCCGAAGGGCTCTCCGTCCGCTCGACCGAGGAGATCGTCGCGCTGGCCCTGGCGGACGGGCCGGCGAAGGCCCCGGCCGCGAAGCGGCGGACCACGGCGCACGCCCCGGCCCTCACGGACCTCGCGGACCGGCTCTCCGACCGGTTCGACACCCGGGTGAAGGTGGACATCGGCCGGAGCAAGGGCAAGATCACCATCGAGTTCGCCACGGTCGACGACCTGGAGCGAATCGTCGGCATCATCGGGGTCGGCCAGGAGGAGGAGACCCCCGAGGACTGAGCCCGCCCCTGCCCGCCCGTCGGCCGCGCCGTCCCACCCGGGACGACGCGGCCGACGCGTCCCGGGCGACTGCGCCGGGCAGGGCTGCCGTCGGGGCGGGCGGGACCGCCGGGCCGCGCTGCGGGACACCGCCGCGATGAGCGCGTAGGCGGCGTCGATGCGGAACGCCCCGGCCGTCCTGCGGAGCGCCGCCTGTGGCGGGGCATCCCCCGCATCGGCCGGTGCCAGGCGACCCGGGCATGTTGCTGGGGCGGTGAAGGGTTCGCCACCCTCGCCCCGGCCCTTCCTCCGGTGCGGCGAGGTCCGCGCGTCGCGGTTGCCGGCGCGTTCCACGTGAAACCTTCCGGCCGTCGGTGGGCGGGCTCGGTCCCACGATGCCAGGAGACGGGACAGGCCCGGCCGGCGATCGGCTCCGGGCTCATGGGGTACGGCCACAGCGTTGGCGACGGTCGTTGGCGACAGGGCGAGCCGGTGCGCCTCTCGGCCGGCCCTGGCGCCCTGTCGGCGACATGGGGGTGTCCCGAGGCCCCGGACACCGCAACGTCGCCGACAGGGCGGCGGGCCGCCGGGCGACCCCGGACGCCACCCGCAGTCCGCTCGCCCAGCAGGCACCGAATAGCACCCGCAGCGCCGCCCGGCCGGGTCCCGGAGCCAGGTACCGGGTCCGGGCCGGCCCCGGGCCGAACACCGCCTCCCGGACGCGGCGTCCCGGCTCTACCCTGCCGGTGGACTCCGTATGGCCGCCCAGTCGGCGCGCGCACCCGTTTGCCTCGGTCCTGCCGCCCGCTGGTTCCACGTGAAACGGGCCTCCGTCGCTCCGGGGCTCGGTGCCGCAGGTGGGGCCTACGGTCGCTGCAGGCGCAAGGAGAACGTCGACGGTGGTGACCCGTGACGGCGCCTGGCTCCGGGCCCCCTCTGCTCGGGTGAGCCGTCCGACTCGTCCAGCGCCGGAAGGCGACGCAGGGGCGGCGACCCCGGCCGTGCGGGGCGAAGCGCCGCCTCCGTTTCACGTGGAACCGAGAGCCGGAAGACCCCACCGCCGAGATCGCCGACGCGCAGCACGCCAGACCCAGGGTCGCGCCCAGAGGTCGGCTCCGGCAGTGCTGTCCGCCCACCGGAGTCCACGGGTCCGGACGCATCCGATGCGCAGGCGCACAGGCGGCCGGGGGCGGAGTGCCCAGATCAGCGAGATGCCGCGGGGCCGGGGGCGCGGAGGGCGGAGGGCAGCGCGCAGGGCACAGCACGGAAGGACGTTGCTTGGGAACTCCGCCTGACGGCCTGGGGCCGGGAAGGCAGGCCCCCTAGGACGACGCCAGCGGCGGCGGCCCTCGTGCCCCGTCCGGCGGCCCCAAGGAGAGCTGGGCTCGGCATCCCGGCCTCGATCCCCCGCGGCCCCTGCCGGCAGACACACTTGCGCCCGCATCAGCGCGACCCGAGGGGGCAGGAGTGGGCCAAGGCCGGCACCCGTGAGGCGGCAGACCCCAGATGGTCCTCACGCCGTCGCGGGCTGCGTCCCCATCCCCGGGGCACCCGGCTGGCCGGTTCGGACCCGCACGGCCCTCTCAGCCGGCTGGCCCGATCTCTCCCGTGCGATCGCGCCGCGACGGGTCGTTCGCCGCCGCGCCGACGGCGCTCTCTCCGCCCGCCCTCGGCGGTCCTCGGCGGGCCCGCCGCATCCGACGATGACGAGTTCCCACTGACCGACGACCACTGAAGGAAGGTCGAGCACCCAGATCGGGCACCGGCACCGTCGCCTGGCACCTGTTCGGCCGGCCGCCCACGGAGAGCCGGGGCTGTCAACACCGCCGACGACCGCTTTCCGTGGCCCTCGCGGCGTCCGGCACGTCGGCCGGCGCACCAGACGACGCGGCTCGGCACCCCTGCGGCGGCGAAAGGACGGCGTCGTCCGGCCCGGAAAGAGGCCGGCGATCGGGATCATGTTCGGGCGCTCAGGCAGCGACCCACAGGCCGCCGGCTCGTTAGGAACGAGGGAGACAAGAGGCTGTGCACAACCCTCGCCGAACGGCGTGGAGTTATCCACAGCGGTTTTCCACAGCCCCACCCCGTTTCACGTGAAACCCCGCGTGAAACGCGTTGTCAGCCTGTGGACGACGGGTAGTGGCGACCGCCTCGACGGCCTGTGGATAACGTGTGGACAACGGTGGGGGACGCGCCCGGGGCGGACCTGCGCGGTGCCGCGACGGGCGCCTCGCCCGGCGGTTGCCACCGGGTCCGACGAGGGGCCGGGCCGCCCCTGGACGCTGGACGAATCAGGTAGGGACAGGGCCCGTCTGCTCGGTTAGGGTCAGCGTCGTGCACGACACCCCTCCCGCAGTCCCCGACTTCACCTCCTGGCCCTCCTTCCCCTTCGAGGGCGACCTTCGGGTCAAGCACCTTGACGACCCCGTCCCGGTGGAACCTCCGCGCAAGGGCGAGGGGAACCGGGAGTGCACGGCCTGCGCCGCGCCCGACGACGCGTACATCTGGGTCGGCGAGCGGTGGCGTGTCCGCGCCATGGACCGGCCTACCGGGCTGCCGATGGTGCTGATCCTGGAGTCCCGCTCCCACCTGGACCTGGGCGACCTGCCCAACCTGCTCGCCGCCGAGCTGGGCGTGATGACGGTGCGGCTGGAGAAGGCCATCCGCTCGCTCGACGGCGTCGCCCGCGTCCACGTGAACCGGTGGGGCGACGGCTCGGCCCACCTGCACCTGTGGTTCCTTGCCCGGCCGTACGGGCGGCTCCAGTTGCGGGGCACGTTCCTGTCGCTGTGGGACTCCATCCTCCCGCCCATCTCCGAGCAGCAGTGGCGGGAGAACCTGGCCATGGTGGCCGCCTGGCTGGCGGAGTTCGGTGGCCGGCCGCTGGCCGAGCCGCCGCGCATCCAGTGGCAGGCGCCGTCGAGCATCGGCACCCAGGCGTCCCCCGACCCGGTGGGCGAGGACGACGGCATCGGCGTGATCGAGGCCGCCGAGGAGATCCCGGAGCCGGTGGACGGACCGACCGACGCCGCCCGGTAGCCCGGAGACAGCAGGGGCGGGCGGCGTCGGAGGCGGAGACCGGTCAGCCGCGCCCGGCGGCGGCCCGGGTGACCAGGGAGCCGATCAACCGGCCGAAGTCCAGCCCGGCGGCCTGGACGGCGAGCGGCAGCAGCGACGTCTCCGTCATGCCCGGCGAGACGTTGACCTCCAGCACGTGCGGCCGGCCCTCGGTGTCCACGATCAGGTCGACCCGGGACAGGTCGCGCAGTCCCAGCGCCGTGTGGGCCGCCACGGCCACCTGGGCCACGGTGGCGGCGACCTCCGGGTCGAGCCGCGCGGGGGTGTGCCAGGTGGTCCGGCCTGCGGTGTACCGGGCGGCGTAGTCGTACACGCCGTTGCGGGGGACGATCTCCACGGCGGGCAGCGCCTGCGGGCCCTCCCCGAGGTCGACCACCGACACCGCCACGTCCATGCCGGAGACGTACCGCTCGACCAGCGCCGTCGAGTCGTACGCGAAACAACCGACCATCGCAGCCGGCAGCGCCGCGGCGTCCCGGACCACGGCGGCGCCCAGGCCGGAACCGCCCTGCGCCGGCTTCACCATCAGCGGCAGCCCGAGGCGGTCGACGATGCGGTCCAGCACCGCCACCGCGCCCAGCTCGGAGAAGCGGTCGTGCGGCAGGGCCACCCAGTCCGGGGTGGGCAGGCCGGCCTCGCGGAGCACCGCCTTCGCCGACGGCTTGTCCCAGGCGACGCGGGACGCCCGGGCGTCGCAGCCGACGTACGGGACGTCGCACAGGTCGAGCACGCCGCGCAGCGAACCGTCCTCGCCGGTCGCGCCGTGCAGCGCGATCACCACGGCGTCCGGCGGGTCGGCGACCAGGGCCGGCAGCAGGGCCACGTCGGCGTCCCGCAGCTCCGCCTCCACCCCGACGGCGCGGAGCGCGTCCAGCACCCGGCGACCGGAACGGAGCGAGACGTCCCGCTCATAGGAGAGTCCACCGGCGAGCACCAGTACGTGCAGCTCGGTGGTGCTGGCGGGGTCGGTCACGGTGATTCGCTCGGCAGGGATCGCAGCCATGCCGGAATCATGCCAAGTCGGGTCCCGGGGTGTCCGCGCCGGCCTGCCCCCGCCGCGAACCGGGACGACCGACGGTGTTCCCGAAGACCCGGCGCATCGCGATCTCCTGCTCCATCACGCCGGCCAGCCGGCGCACCCCCTCCCGGATCCGCTCGGGCGTGGGGAAGGAGTAGTTGAGCCGCATGTTGCCGGTGCCGGTGCCGTCGGCGTAGAAGCCGGTGCCCGGCACGTACGCGACCCGGGCCGCGATCGAGCGCGGCACCATCGCCTTGGCGTCCAGGCCGTCGGGCAGGCTCGCCCAGACGAAGAGGCCGCCGGTAGGCCTGGTCCAGGTGGTGCCGGCCGGCATCAGGTCCTCCAGCGCGGTCAGCAGGGCGTCGCGGCGCTCCCGGTAGACCTCCCGGTAGGCCTTGAGCTGCTCGCGCCACGGCATCGTCCGCAGGTAGGTCGAGACGGCGGCCTGGGCGAACCCGCTGGGGCAGAGGATGTTGGCCTCGCTGGCGATGACCAGCTTGTCGCGGACCGCGTGCGGGGCCAGGATCCAGCCGACCCGCAGCCCCGGGGCGAACGTCTTGGAGAAGGTGCTGAGGTAGAAGACGCCGTCGCGCCGCCGGGCTCGCAGCGGCAGCGGCGCGTCACCCTCGAAACCGAGCTGCCCGTACGGGTCGTCCTCGATCACCAGCAGGCCCGCGCGCTCGCAGATGTCGAGGACCCGTTCGCGCCGTTCCTCGCTGAGCGTCACGCCCATCGGGTTCTGGTAGGTCGGGATGGTGTAGAGGAACTTCACCCGCCGCCCGGCCCGGGCCAGCTCGGCGACCGCCGTCTCCAGCGCCTCCGGGATCAGCCCGTCGTCGTCCATCGGCACGTGCACGACCTGGGCCTGGGCGGCCTGGAACACCCCGAGCGCGCCGACGTAGGTCGGCCCCTCGGCGAGCACCACGTCACCCGGGTCCAGGAAGAGGCGGGCCACCAGGTCGAGCGCCTGCTGCCCGCCGACGGTCACCACCACGTCCTCGGGGGAGGCCCCGCACGACGCGTCGATGCCGGAGAGGGCCATCACCTCGCAGATCCGCTCGCGCAGCTCCAGGGAGCCCTGCCCGATGCCGTACTGGAGGGTGGTGACGCCGTGCTCGGAGCCGAGCCGGCCGAGCATCTCGCCCACCGCGTCCAGCGGCAGCGCGGCGATGTACGGCGCGCCGCCGGCGAGGGAGACCACCTCGGGCCGGCTGGCCACCGCGAACAGCGCGCGGATCTCCGAGGCGGTCATGCCCCGGACGCGCCGGGCGTACCGGTCGGTGTAGTCGTCGAGCGTCGTGCCGGTCATGACATCACCTCGATCGCGTGTCGGGCGGCTCCCGCCCCCCGGGGGTACCCGGGACACCGCAGACCATGGCGGCACGGGACGCAGACCACCGATGGTAGTCCCTCCCCGCCCGGCCGGGCCGATCCATTTACCGGCCGTCCACATCCCGGACCGGCCGCGCGGCGGAACGGCAGGCCCGGATGGGCGGTGCGGGGTGTTTCGCGCATCCCCTCCCATACCGTCGTCCGGCGGCGTACGATCGCTCGTCGGAGGTACCGAAGGCGGCGGCGTCGATCTCGCCTCCGAGCCTATTGTGGGGATGCGCCGATGTCGCGACGTCTGGTCAGTTTGACCCTCGACACCCTGGAGGACCTGCCCCGGCCGTGCCGGCAGTGCGTCCACTGGGAGCTTGATCCGGTTTCGGCCGACCGGGCGTGCGCCGCCGGCGACCCGGGGCTGGAGAAGGAGGCCTGGGTCTCGCAGACACTGCTGGAGTGGGGCTCCTGCGGCAAGCTCGCGTACGTCGACGGCATGCCCGCCGGGTTCGTGATGTACGCCCCGCCGGCCTACGTGCCCCGGTCGATGGCGTTCCCCACCTCCCCGGTCTCCGCCGACGCGGCGCTGCTGATGACCGCGCACGTGGTCGCGCCCTTCGCGGGCGGCGGGCTCGGCCGGATGCTGGTGCAGGGCGTCGCCCGGGACCTCACGAAGCGCGGCATCAAGGCGATCGAGGCGTTCGGCGACGCGAAGTTCGGCGACGAGGGCGACCCGGCGGGCGGCTGCGTGGCCCCCGCCGACTTCTTCCTGTCGGTGGGCTTCAAGACGGTCCGTCAGCATCCCCGCTTCCCCCGGCTGCGGCTGGAGCTGCGCACCGCGCTGAGCTGGAAGTCCGACGTCGAGTACGCCCTGGAGAAGC
This genomic window contains:
- a CDS encoding Jag family protein, with amino-acid sequence MTETSIPSADKSVDEESAPIEATDDTEEEAETGAAPREKKAPAESELFRQSEIAADYVEGLLDILDYDGDIDELVSGGRPVVEVVGGRLQNLVGQRGATLEALQELARLAVFRQTGTPSRLLLDVGGYRATRRKELAAVAKNAVEKVKEYGEPVRLEPMSAFERKCVHDVVNAMSGVESESEGVEPNRRIVVRPAD
- the rsmG gene encoding 16S rRNA (guanine(527)-N(7))-methyltransferase RsmG, whose protein sequence is MPPELAEAARALFGDRLDLAAAYAEVLATDGVVRGLIGPREAPRIWDRHLLNCAAVAERIPPDASVLDVGSGAGLPGLVLAIARPDLTVTLVEPLSRRTSFLVEVVEELGLAKTVRVFRGRAEEAATGSTGVGPFSADVVTARAVAPLDRLAAWCLPLTVRGGRLVAMKGVSAAEEIAEHAEAVAKLGGGEPSVQLCGVGVIEPPATVVEIVRERVVNQPRVKSAAKRSRGGRRRGR
- a CDS encoding ParA family protein, translating into MHDDGRYDDPRVNGRGERSAVGPVSRETGAPGWPGDPYGAAAYPHGSDPVPRGDAPPAGPGAGGGAASQAEATGTVYGRAGQPGDAPEADRPDPGFSAHVGSTPRPAAVLPQQSAPHVVPGATPRAAVPVDTPASPGGAYGAEPADAAYVSRETPTREEDDPPLAMEAMRAVQILNPSGEVTMPRPERTRVMCVANQKGGVGKTTTTVNLAVALALHGNRVLVVDLDPQGNASTGLNVPHHTGVPDVYDCLINSVPLEEVAQGVEGIPNLWCVPATIDLAGAEIELVSVVARESRLSRAIEAYPGHFDYVFIDCPPSLGLLTVNALVAAQEVLIPIQCEYYALEGLNQLINNINLVRKHLNPRLDVSTILLTMYDRRTRLADAVEQDVRNHFGDKVLQAVIPRNVRVSEAPSYGQSVMTYDPGSRGATSYFEAAQEIAERGVKEPVSRNA
- a CDS encoding ParB/RepB/Spo0J family partition protein; translation: MKNRPRGGLGRGLGALIPTGPVQPVETTTAMPEDDEAFVPASAPAPVMTPADVEVAAAVPLSEPQLSPVPGARFAEVPVDAIVPNPKQPRQVFDEDALEELKTSIQEVGFLQPIVVRALDGEKYELVMGERRWRAAQAVGRENIPAIVRDTRDDAMLRDALLENIHRANLNPLEEAAAYQQLLEEFGATHEELARRIGRSRPQISNTIRLLNLPAQVQRRVAAGLLSAGHARALLSLDEAQAQEQLAARIVAEGLSVRSTEEIVALALADGPAKAPAAKRRTTAHAPALTDLADRLSDRFDTRVKVDIGRSKGKITIEFATVDDLERIVGIIGVGQEEETPED
- a CDS encoding D-alanine--D-alanine ligase family protein: MAAIPAERITVTDPASTTELHVLVLAGGLSYERDVSLRSGRRVLDALRAVGVEAELRDADVALLPALVADPPDAVVIALHGATGEDGSLRGVLDLCDVPYVGCDARASRVAWDKPSAKAVLREAGLPTPDWVALPHDRFSELGAVAVLDRIVDRLGLPLMVKPAQGGSGLGAAVVRDAAALPAAMVGCFAYDSTALVERYVSGMDVAVSVVDLGEGPQALPAVEIVPRNGVYDYAARYTAGRTTWHTPARLDPEVAATVAQVAVAAHTALGLRDLSRVDLIVDTEGRPHVLEVNVSPGMTETSLLPLAVQAAGLDFGRLIGSLVTRAAAGRG
- a CDS encoding aminotransferase-like domain-containing protein; translation: MTGTTLDDYTDRYARRVRGMTASEIRALFAVASRPEVVSLAGGAPYIAALPLDAVGEMLGRLGSEHGVTTLQYGIGQGSLELRERICEVMALSGIDASCGASPEDVVVTVGGQQALDLVARLFLDPGDVVLAEGPTYVGALGVFQAAQAQVVHVPMDDDGLIPEALETAVAELARAGRRVKFLYTIPTYQNPMGVTLSEERRERVLDICERAGLLVIEDDPYGQLGFEGDAPLPLRARRRDGVFYLSTFSKTFAPGLRVGWILAPHAVRDKLVIASEANILCPSGFAQAAVSTYLRTMPWREQLKAYREVYRERRDALLTALEDLMPAGTTWTRPTGGLFVWASLPDGLDAKAMVPRSIAARVAYVPGTGFYADGTGTGNMRLNYSFPTPERIREGVRRLAGVMEQEIAMRRVFGNTVGRPGSRRGQAGADTPGPDLA
- a CDS encoding GNAT family N-acetyltransferase, which gives rise to MSRRLVSLTLDTLEDLPRPCRQCVHWELDPVSADRACAAGDPGLEKEAWVSQTLLEWGSCGKLAYVDGMPAGFVMYAPPAYVPRSMAFPTSPVSADAALLMTAHVVAPFAGGGLGRMLVQGVARDLTKRGIKAIEAFGDAKFGDEGDPAGGCVAPADFFLSVGFKTVRQHPRFPRLRLELRTALSWKSDVEYALEKLLGSMSPETLLRPVRPAPATRSTGG